The proteins below are encoded in one region of Bacteroides uniformis:
- a CDS encoding L-threonylcarbamoyladenylate synthase encodes MIEDIKKACQVMSEGGVILYPTDTIWGIGCDATNEEAVRRVYEIKQRSDSKAMLVLVDSPVKVDFYVQDVPEVAWDLIELADKPLTIIYSGARNLAPNLLAEDGSVGIRVTSEAFSKRLCQQFRKAIVSTSANVSGQPSPGNFSEISEDIKSAVDYIVGYRQEETGRPKPSSIIKLGKGGVIKIIRE; translated from the coding sequence ATGATAGAAGACATCAAAAAAGCCTGCCAGGTAATGAGCGAGGGCGGGGTAATTCTGTATCCGACAGATACGATTTGGGGTATAGGTTGTGACGCTACCAATGAAGAAGCGGTGCGCCGTGTATATGAAATCAAGCAACGCTCTGACAGTAAGGCGATGCTGGTATTGGTAGATTCTCCGGTAAAGGTGGATTTCTATGTGCAGGATGTTCCGGAGGTTGCCTGGGATTTGATAGAACTGGCTGACAAGCCCCTTACCATAATTTATTCCGGAGCGCGTAATCTGGCTCCTAACTTGCTTGCCGAAGATGGTAGTGTAGGTATCCGTGTCACCAGTGAGGCATTTTCAAAACGGCTTTGTCAGCAGTTCCGCAAGGCGATAGTCTCTACTTCTGCCAATGTCAGCGGGCAACCGTCTCCCGGTAACTTCAGTGAAATAAGTGAAGACATCAAGTCTGCGGTGGATTATATAGTAGGATACCGCCAGGAGGAAACGGGACGCCCGAAACCGTCCAGTATCATCAAGTTGGGCAAGGGCGGAGTCATTAAGATTATTCGCGAATAA
- a CDS encoding DUF4827 domain-containing protein codes for MKKLTLFFFALLAVCLAFQACDNSKTYAEMLEEEKDAIKAFIKDSSIVVISQSEFYAQDSTTDVSRNEYVQLASGVYMQIVDKGSTNPADTVKPNDLILVRFEEQGLIAVGGVKSYITNMNSPTVVDEFRYSVTSSSIAGLFTQGYMLIYHGSSVPAGWLVALNYIRNGAHVKLIVPSKMGQSDAMRDVHPYYYDLHKLQIWN; via the coding sequence ATGAAGAAACTTACTTTATTCTTTTTTGCCTTACTTGCAGTTTGTTTAGCCTTCCAGGCATGCGATAATTCTAAAACTTATGCCGAAATGCTTGAGGAAGAAAAAGATGCCATCAAAGCATTTATCAAAGATAGTAGCATTGTCGTTATTTCTCAAAGTGAATTCTATGCGCAAGATTCGACAACGGATGTAAGCAGGAATGAGTATGTGCAGCTGGCAAGCGGGGTGTATATGCAGATTGTGGATAAAGGTTCGACGAATCCTGCAGATACAGTTAAACCGAATGATTTGATTTTGGTGCGCTTTGAAGAACAAGGGTTGATAGCTGTTGGAGGGGTGAAATCGTATATAACCAATATGAATAGTCCGACTGTTGTGGATGAGTTTAGATATTCTGTTACTTCTTCGTCTATTGCCGGACTTTTCACTCAAGGCTATATGCTTATATATCATGGTTCGTCTGTACCTGCTGGCTGGCTGGTTGCGTTGAATTATATTCGTAACGGAGCACATGTGAAGCTGATTGTTCCTTCCAAGATGGGACAGTCGGATGCTATGCGGGACGTTCATCCTTATTATTACGATTTACATAAACTCCAAATTTGGAACTAA
- a CDS encoding acyl-CoA thioesterase yields MEEIQFNHTLPIQLRFNDVDKFGHVNNTVYFSFYDLGKTEYFASVCPDVDWEKDGIVVVHIEANFLAQIYGSDHIAVQTAVTEIGTKSFHLAQRVIDTETQEVKCVCTSVMVAFDLAKHESKPLEEKWIEAICKYEGKDLKKKK; encoded by the coding sequence ATGGAAGAAATTCAATTTAACCACACCCTGCCCATACAACTACGCTTCAATGACGTCGACAAATTCGGCCATGTAAACAACACTGTTTACTTCTCTTTTTATGATTTAGGAAAAACGGAATATTTCGCTTCCGTATGCCCGGATGTAGATTGGGAAAAGGATGGTATCGTTGTCGTCCATATTGAAGCAAACTTCCTCGCACAGATTTATGGTTCGGACCATATCGCCGTGCAAACTGCCGTCACTGAGATAGGAACCAAAAGCTTCCACCTCGCCCAACGGGTCATTGATACGGAAACCCAAGAAGTAAAATGCGTATGTACCTCCGTCATGGTAGCCTTCGACCTCGCCAAACACGAGTCCAAGCCACTGGAAGAAAAATGGATTGAAGCAATCTGCAAATATGAGGGAAAAGATTTGAAGAAAAAGAAATAA
- a CDS encoding chloride channel protein, with the protein MAEDKRSLLQRFIIWREKNIKEKRFILILSFLVGIFTAFAALILKVIIHWIQNFLTDNFNATEANYLYLVYPVVGIFLTGLFVRYVVKDDISHGVTKILYAISRRQGRIKRHNTWSSIIASSITIGFGGSVGAEAPIVLTGSAIGSNLGTIFKMEHRTLMLLVGCGAAGAVAGIFKAPIAGLVFTLEVLMIDLTMSSLLPLLISAVTAATVSYIVTGTDAMFKFHLDQAFELERIPYVIMLGIFCGLVSLYFTRAMNSVEGVFGRLRTPYKKLIMGGAMLSILIFLFPPLYGEGYDTIELLLNGMSNAEWDTVMNNSFFYGHGNLLLIYLILIILFKVFASSATNGGGGCGGIFAPSLYLGCIAGFVFSHFSNEIEMTAYLPEKNFALMGMAGVMSGVMHAPLTGVFLIAELTGGYDLFLPLMIVSVSSYLTIIMFEPHSIYSMRLAKKGELLTHHKDKAILTLMKMENVVEKDFVTVHPEMDLGELVKAISASHRNVFPVTDKEGVLIGIVLLDDIRNIMFRQELYHRFTVGKLMTSAPARLYDTDSMERVMRTFDDTKAWNLPVVDAENKYLGFVSKSKIFNSYREVLVHFSED; encoded by the coding sequence ATGGCAGAGGACAAGAGGAGTTTGTTGCAGCGCTTCATCATATGGCGCGAAAAGAATATCAAGGAAAAGCGGTTCATACTGATTCTCAGTTTTCTTGTAGGTATCTTTACGGCATTCGCCGCACTGATACTGAAAGTCATCATACACTGGATACAGAACTTCCTGACGGATAATTTCAATGCGACGGAAGCCAACTACCTTTATCTGGTCTATCCGGTAGTGGGTATCTTCCTGACCGGATTGTTTGTCCGCTACGTGGTGAAGGACGACATCAGTCATGGTGTTACCAAAATCCTATACGCCATCTCGCGGCGGCAGGGACGCATCAAACGGCATAACACTTGGTCGTCCATCATAGCCAGTTCCATTACCATCGGTTTCGGTGGTTCGGTCGGGGCGGAGGCGCCTATTGTGCTGACGGGTTCGGCTATCGGTTCCAATCTGGGAACCATCTTCAAGATGGAGCATCGTACGCTGATGCTATTGGTGGGATGTGGTGCTGCCGGTGCGGTTGCAGGCATTTTCAAGGCGCCGATTGCCGGTCTGGTATTTACGCTGGAGGTACTGATGATAGATTTGACAATGTCCTCCTTGTTGCCGTTGCTGATATCTGCGGTGACGGCTGCAACTGTTTCCTATATCGTGACGGGTACGGATGCCATGTTCAAATTCCATCTGGACCAAGCTTTCGAACTGGAGCGTATTCCGTATGTCATTATGCTGGGTATCTTCTGCGGATTGGTTTCCCTTTATTTTACCCGGGCCATGAACTCTGTGGAAGGCGTGTTCGGAAGGTTGAGAACTCCCTATAAGAAACTGATAATGGGCGGTGCCATGCTGAGTATCCTGATATTCCTTTTCCCACCGTTGTATGGCGAAGGTTACGATACGATAGAATTGTTGCTGAATGGGATGAGCAATGCCGAATGGGACACGGTGATGAATAATTCCTTCTTCTACGGGCACGGCAATCTGTTGCTGATATACCTCATACTGATTATTCTGTTCAAGGTCTTTGCCTCGAGTGCCACGAATGGCGGGGGCGGTTGCGGCGGTATCTTCGCACCTTCGTTGTATCTGGGTTGTATTGCCGGTTTTGTCTTTTCACATTTCAGCAATGAAATAGAGATGACGGCTTATCTGCCCGAGAAGAACTTTGCCTTGATGGGAATGGCGGGGGTCATGAGTGGGGTCATGCACGCTCCGCTGACCGGCGTGTTCCTCATAGCCGAGCTTACGGGAGGATACGACCTGTTTCTGCCACTGATGATTGTTTCCGTCAGTTCTTATCTTACCATCATCATGTTCGAGCCTCATAGTATCTATTCCATGCGTTTGGCCAAGAAAGGAGAACTGTTGACGCACCATAAGGACAAGGCCATCCTTACCCTGATGAAGATGGAGAATGTGGTGGAAAAGGATTTTGTGACCGTGCATCCCGAAATGGATTTGGGCGAACTGGTAAAGGCCATTTCTGCCTCGCATCGCAATGTCTTTCCCGTGACGGATAAGGAAGGGGTGCTGATTGGCATTGTCTTGTTGGACGATATCCGGAACATTATGTTCCGCCAGGAGTTATATCATCGCTTTACGGTGGGAAAACTGATGACTTCGGCTCCGGCACGTCTGTATGATACGGACAGTATGGAGCGGGTGATGCGTACCTTTGATGATACGAAGGCGTGGAATCTGCCGGTGGTGGATGCGGAAAACAAATACTTGGGCTTCGTGTCCAAGTCGAAGATATTCAACTCGTACCGTGAAGTATTGGTACATTTTTCGGAAGACTGA
- a CDS encoding ComEC/Rec2 family competence protein, with protein MPLVVGILCGDAFPHVLSAWEYVAGFLLFLFIIGRYKHTGWVYGAAVYLFLGGTGFCLMSWQQGKTVFPFSGKPAVYRVCIREHPEERERSILCRVALLGEVEQDTVTGCPRNHLFLAYFPKDSATVTLCRGDELLVSTRLAPPANNGNPDEFDYARYLRRKGYSGTAYVADGHWRKTGHDASRTVSQVALDYREKVIGLYRSLGFETDELAVLAALTVGDKEELSDDIVETYSVSGASHVLALSGLHIGFLYALLLFVLRPLWRRWRRLKPLLLLLLVLFLVSFAFFTGLSSSVVRSVIMFSLLAFAGLQPEKPLTLNTLAATAFLMLLCKPVWLFDVGFQLSFSAVAAIVLVQPKLYALWKVDNRFLRYLWGLMTVSVAAQLGTAPLVIFYFSRFSTHFLLTNLWVIPMVSLVLYSAVFLLMLTPLPFVQHLFARVVEALVHVQNEVLRWIERLPGAAVDDIWLDIWGVLLVYLFLGMAYYGFLRLTVRRVCFALLALLAVVSWHSLSIMSNASRQGIAFYSVRGCPVVHCMADNRHSWLACADSLPDMPCLCRALSPHWNRLRLETPRLVAGDYTTSGLSMRNQIVSYAGKRICLLSDNRWRNKSSSHPLSVDYLYVSKGYQGGIEELTSLFSMGMVVLDASLSDYYQNKIANDCVRLGIPYLLLSQKGSYRILL; from the coding sequence ATGCCGTTGGTAGTTGGTATTTTGTGTGGAGATGCGTTTCCACATGTGCTTTCTGCATGGGAGTATGTGGCAGGTTTTCTGCTTTTTCTTTTTATTATAGGTAGATACAAGCATACCGGATGGGTGTATGGAGCGGCGGTATACCTTTTCTTGGGTGGTACGGGGTTCTGCTTGATGAGTTGGCAGCAGGGAAAGACGGTATTTCCCTTTTCGGGCAAACCTGCTGTTTATAGGGTTTGTATCCGTGAGCATCCAGAAGAGAGGGAGCGCAGCATATTGTGCAGGGTTGCCCTGCTGGGAGAGGTGGAGCAGGATACAGTTACGGGTTGTCCCCGGAATCATCTTTTTCTGGCTTATTTCCCGAAAGATTCTGCTACGGTCACTTTGTGCCGTGGTGATGAGTTGCTGGTATCTACCCGGCTTGCTCCTCCGGCGAACAATGGTAATCCCGACGAGTTTGACTATGCTCGCTACCTGAGGCGGAAAGGTTATAGCGGCACGGCCTACGTGGCTGACGGACATTGGCGGAAGACGGGGCATGATGCCTCCCGCACTGTCAGCCAGGTGGCACTGGATTATAGGGAGAAAGTGATTGGCTTATACCGGAGTTTGGGTTTTGAAACTGATGAATTGGCGGTACTTGCTGCGTTGACAGTGGGGGATAAAGAGGAACTGAGTGATGATATTGTGGAGACCTACTCCGTCTCGGGAGCCAGCCATGTACTGGCACTTTCGGGATTGCATATAGGGTTTCTGTATGCTTTGCTCTTGTTTGTGCTTCGTCCTTTGTGGAGGCGATGGCGGCGGTTGAAACCTTTGTTGCTTTTGCTTCTGGTCCTTTTCTTGGTGAGTTTTGCTTTTTTCACGGGATTGTCTTCCTCGGTGGTGCGGTCGGTCATCATGTTCTCTTTGTTGGCGTTTGCCGGTTTGCAGCCGGAAAAGCCGCTGACTCTGAATACGCTGGCGGCAACTGCTTTCCTGATGCTGCTGTGCAAGCCGGTCTGGTTGTTTGATGTCGGTTTTCAGTTGTCATTCTCGGCGGTTGCAGCTATTGTACTTGTACAGCCTAAGTTATATGCCCTTTGGAAGGTTGACAATCGTTTCCTGCGATATTTGTGGGGACTTATGACAGTGTCTGTGGCGGCTCAGCTGGGTACGGCCCCTTTGGTCATTTTCTATTTCTCCCGTTTTTCCACTCATTTTCTGTTGACTAATCTTTGGGTAATTCCCATGGTGTCGCTCGTTCTGTATTCTGCTGTCTTTCTGTTGATGCTTACGCCGCTGCCTTTTGTACAACATCTGTTTGCAAGGGTAGTAGAGGCATTGGTACATGTCCAGAATGAAGTGCTCCGCTGGATAGAGCGTCTTCCCGGCGCTGCTGTCGATGATATTTGGTTGGATATATGGGGTGTTCTGCTCGTCTATCTGTTCTTGGGGATGGCATATTATGGCTTTCTACGCCTTACGGTACGTAGAGTCTGCTTTGCGTTGCTGGCATTGTTGGCAGTGGTTTCCTGGCATTCCCTTTCCATCATGTCCAATGCTTCCCGGCAGGGGATTGCTTTTTATAGCGTGAGAGGCTGTCCCGTTGTCCATTGTATGGCAGACAACCGTCATTCTTGGTTGGCATGTGCCGATAGCTTGCCGGATATGCCGTGTTTGTGCCGTGCCCTTTCTCCGCATTGGAACCGCCTGCGTCTGGAGACTCCCCGACTGGTTGCCGGAGATTATACCACTTCCGGCTTATCCATGCGCAACCAGATTGTCTCTTACGCCGGTAAGCGCATCTGTCTTCTTTCCGACAACCGTTGGAGAAACAAGAGCTCTTCCCATCCCCTTTCAGTTGATTATCTGTATGTCTCCAAGGGGTATCAAGGTGGGATAGAGGAACTTACTTCGCTCTTTTCCATGGGCATGGTGGTGCTTGACGCTTCTCTTTCAGACTATTATCAGAATAAGATTGCCAATGATTGCGTTCGCTTAGGTATTCCCTATCTTCTTCTTTCTCAAAAAGGTTCTTACCGCATATTGTTATAA
- the fmt gene encoding methionyl-tRNA formyltransferase, with the protein MVEKKNLRIVYMGTPDFAVEALRCLVEGGYNVVGVITMPDKPAGRGHKLQFSPVKQYALEHNLPLLQPEKLKDEAFVEALRAWKADLQIVVAFRMLPEVVWNMPRLGTFNLHASLLPQYRGAAPINWAVINGDTETGITTFFLKHEIDTGEVIQQVRVPIADTDNVGIVHDKLMLLGGRLVVETVDAILAGTVKSIPQEEMAVVGELRPAPKIFKDTCRIDWNRPVKRIYDFIRGLSPYPAAWTELVQPGGESVVVKIFETEKIGESHQLTPGTLQTDGKTYIRVAAEDGFVGICSLQLPGKKRLKTDELLRGFRLTEGYVMK; encoded by the coding sequence ATGGTGGAAAAGAAGAATTTGAGGATTGTATATATGGGTACTCCCGACTTTGCGGTGGAGGCTCTTCGTTGCCTGGTAGAAGGAGGCTACAATGTGGTGGGTGTCATTACGATGCCCGACAAGCCTGCCGGACGGGGACATAAACTCCAGTTTTCTCCGGTGAAGCAGTATGCACTGGAACATAATCTTCCGCTTCTTCAGCCGGAGAAGCTGAAGGATGAGGCTTTTGTGGAGGCGTTGCGTGCATGGAAGGCCGATTTGCAGATAGTCGTTGCTTTCCGCATGTTGCCGGAGGTGGTATGGAACATGCCGCGATTGGGCACCTTCAACCTGCATGCTTCCCTGCTTCCGCAGTATCGCGGCGCAGCCCCCATCAACTGGGCGGTGATTAATGGTGATACGGAAACGGGCATCACCACTTTCTTCCTGAAACATGAGATTGACACCGGTGAGGTTATCCAGCAGGTACGGGTACCCATTGCCGATACGGACAACGTGGGTATCGTCCACGACAAACTGATGCTGTTGGGCGGTCGCCTGGTGGTAGAAACCGTAGATGCCATTCTTGCCGGTACAGTGAAAAGTATTCCTCAAGAAGAAATGGCCGTCGTGGGTGAACTGCGTCCGGCACCGAAAATCTTCAAAGATACTTGTCGTATTGACTGGAACCGCCCGGTGAAGCGTATTTACGATTTTATACGCGGTCTTTCTCCCTATCCTGCCGCTTGGACGGAGCTGGTCCAACCCGGTGGAGAATCTGTTGTGGTAAAAATCTTCGAGACGGAGAAAATAGGGGAATCCCATCAACTGACTCCCGGAACCTTGCAGACAGACGGGAAGACCTATATCCGCGTTGCTGCCGAAGATGGCTTTGTCGGCATCTGCTCCCTCCAGCTTCCGGGCAAGAAGAGACTGAAAACGGATGAACTGTTGCGCGGCTTCCGGTTGACGGAAGGATACGTGATGAAATAA
- a CDS encoding AraC family transcriptional regulator, translating to MIRLILLTDFTESFSYNLLKGVLAYSKSHEPWVVCRMPPSYKNSHGIEGVLKWAKTWHADAIIGRFDNDDNVELFRENGIIALAQDYKSRFSNIPNITGDYRKTGRMAAEFFLSKGFQNFAFYGYRDTVWSQERCEGFYECIAAQGFGNNFYSYQDQSLDDLWFYEAPPLLNWLKSLPQPTALMACDDNQGNRITEICKVNNIRVPDKIAILGVDNDEIICNLSDPPLSSISQNIVRGGFEAAALIEHLLNDEEATYQDVVLQPVNIINRLSTDFYSTTDAHIQTALKYIHQNIAADITVSDIVKQVPLSRRLLEIRFKQVTQQSIHKYIFNLRMERFAQLLLASDAPIADVAEQVGINNLKNLSRQFKALKKVSPNEYRKEYQTKSYQR from the coding sequence ATGATTCGATTGATATTATTGACCGATTTTACAGAGTCCTTTTCGTACAATCTGCTAAAGGGGGTATTGGCCTATTCCAAAAGCCATGAGCCATGGGTAGTATGCCGTATGCCACCCTCCTACAAAAACAGTCATGGTATAGAAGGAGTCTTGAAATGGGCAAAGACATGGCATGCAGATGCAATCATCGGCAGATTTGACAATGATGACAACGTGGAGCTATTCCGTGAAAACGGAATTATCGCATTGGCCCAGGATTATAAATCAAGGTTCAGCAATATTCCAAACATCACCGGCGATTACCGCAAGACCGGCAGAATGGCAGCAGAGTTTTTTCTGAGTAAAGGCTTTCAGAACTTCGCATTCTATGGTTATCGCGATACGGTATGGTCACAAGAACGTTGCGAGGGTTTCTATGAATGTATAGCAGCCCAAGGGTTTGGAAACAATTTCTATTCTTATCAGGACCAATCCCTTGATGACTTATGGTTTTATGAAGCACCGCCCCTGCTCAACTGGTTAAAGTCATTGCCACAACCTACGGCACTCATGGCTTGCGATGACAATCAAGGTAACCGCATTACGGAAATCTGTAAAGTCAACAACATCAGAGTGCCCGACAAGATAGCAATATTAGGAGTCGACAATGATGAGATTATATGCAATCTTTCAGACCCTCCCCTATCCAGTATCAGCCAAAACATTGTAAGAGGCGGATTTGAGGCAGCTGCCCTCATAGAACATCTATTGAATGATGAGGAGGCCACTTATCAGGACGTAGTGCTCCAACCAGTTAATATAATCAACCGGCTTTCGACCGACTTCTATTCTACCACCGATGCCCATATCCAAACCGCTCTGAAATATATCCATCAGAATATAGCAGCTGATATCACTGTATCGGATATAGTGAAACAAGTACCATTATCACGCCGTTTATTGGAGATTCGCTTCAAGCAAGTCACCCAGCAATCCATCCACAAATACATCTTCAACCTTAGGATGGAACGCTTTGCCCAATTGCTGTTGGCCAGTGATGCTCCGATTGCAGATGTGGCGGAACAAGTCGGAATAAACAATCTGAAGAACTTGTCCCGCCAATTCAAAGCTTTGAAGAAAGTCTCTCCCAATGAATATCGGAAAGAGTACCAGACAAAGAGTTACCAGCGCTGA
- the glmM gene encoding phosphoglucosamine mutase produces MTLIKSISGIRGTIGGSAGEGLNPLDIVKFTSAYATLIRKTCTVKSNKIVVGRDARISGEMVKNVVVGTLMGMGWDVVDIDLASTPTTELAVTMEGASGGIILTASHNPKQWNALKLLNEKGEFLNAAEGQEVLRIAAAEEFDYAEVDQLGSYRQDLSYNQKHIDSVLALDLVDVAAIRKANFRVAIDCVNSVGGIILPQLLEQLGVQHVEKLYCEPTGNFQHNPEPLEKNLGDIMNLMKGGKADVAFVVDPDVDRLAMICEDGKMYGEEYTLVTVADYVLKHTPGNTVSNLSSTRALRDVTRKYGQEYYASAVGEVNVTTKMKEVGAVIGGEGNGGVIYPASHYGRDALVGIALFLSHLAHEGKKVSELRASYPAYFMAKNRVDLTPETDVDAILAKVKELYKNEEINDIDGVKIDFPDKWVHLRKSNTEPIIRVYSEAATPEAAEEIGQQIMKVIEDLAK; encoded by the coding sequence ATGACTCTAATCAAATCTATTTCTGGAATCCGCGGAACAATTGGCGGTAGTGCTGGCGAGGGATTGAATCCGCTCGACATTGTGAAGTTCACTTCAGCTTATGCTACCCTGATTCGTAAGACGTGTACTGTAAAAAGTAACAAAATCGTGGTAGGGCGTGATGCCCGCATCTCTGGCGAGATGGTCAAGAACGTAGTAGTCGGTACCTTGATGGGTATGGGCTGGGATGTAGTGGATATTGATTTGGCTTCTACTCCGACTACCGAGCTGGCTGTAACCATGGAAGGTGCCAGTGGAGGTATTATTCTGACTGCCTCACATAATCCCAAGCAGTGGAATGCGTTGAAACTGCTGAATGAAAAGGGTGAATTTCTGAACGCTGCCGAAGGCCAGGAAGTACTCCGCATTGCCGCCGCCGAAGAATTCGACTATGCCGAAGTGGACCAACTTGGCTCGTACCGTCAGGATTTAAGCTACAACCAGAAACACATCGACAGCGTATTGGCACTTGACCTCGTAGATGTGGCAGCTATCCGAAAGGCAAACTTCCGTGTAGCCATCGATTGTGTAAACTCTGTAGGTGGTATTATTCTGCCGCAACTACTTGAACAACTTGGCGTTCAGCACGTAGAGAAGCTCTATTGCGAACCGACCGGTAACTTCCAGCATAATCCCGAGCCTTTGGAAAAGAACTTGGGTGACATCATGAACCTGATGAAAGGGGGGAAGGCAGATGTTGCATTTGTTGTAGACCCTGATGTAGACCGCCTGGCAATGATTTGCGAAGACGGCAAGATGTACGGTGAAGAATATACACTGGTTACTGTTGCCGACTACGTATTGAAACATACTCCGGGCAATACGGTATCCAATTTGAGTTCGACCCGTGCCTTGCGCGATGTAACTCGCAAGTATGGGCAAGAATATTACGCTTCTGCCGTAGGTGAAGTGAATGTAACTACCAAAATGAAGGAAGTAGGTGCCGTTATCGGTGGCGAAGGAAACGGTGGGGTAATTTATCCGGCCAGCCACTATGGACGTGATGCCTTGGTAGGTATTGCCTTGTTCTTGAGCCATCTGGCACACGAAGGTAAGAAGGTGAGCGAACTCCGTGCATCCTATCCTGCATACTTCATGGCAAAGAATCGTGTAGACTTGACTCCTGAAACAGATGTAGATGCTATTCTTGCCAAGGTGAAGGAGCTGTATAAGAATGAAGAAATCAATGATATAGACGGTGTGAAGATTGACTTCCCCGACAAATGGGTTCATCTGCGTAAGAGCAATACGGAACCGATTATCCGTGTCTATAGTGAGGCTGCCACACCGGAGGCTGCCGAGGAAATCGGCCAGCAGATTATGAAGGTGATTGAAGACCTGGCTAAATAA
- the rpe gene encoding ribulose-phosphate 3-epimerase: MKPIISPSILSADFGYLARDIEMINESEAEWVHIDIMDGVFVPNISFGFPVLKYVAKLSQKPLDVHLMIVQPEKFIPEVKALGAHVMNVHYEACPHLHRVVQQIREAGMQPAVTINPATPVSLLKDIINDVYMVLIMSVNPGFGGQKFIEHSLDKVRELRELITVTGSQALIEVDGGVNLETGSRLVEAGADVLVAGNAVFSAPDPKEAIRALRNL, encoded by the coding sequence ATGAAACCAATCATATCCCCTTCTATTCTCTCTGCCGATTTTGGTTATCTGGCACGAGACATTGAAATGATTAACGAAAGTGAGGCGGAGTGGGTACATATCGACATCATGGACGGTGTGTTTGTCCCTAATATTTCTTTCGGATTCCCGGTACTGAAGTATGTGGCAAAACTGTCGCAGAAGCCTTTGGATGTGCATCTGATGATTGTACAGCCGGAGAAGTTTATTCCGGAGGTGAAGGCTCTGGGAGCACATGTCATGAATGTGCATTACGAGGCTTGTCCGCATCTGCACCGCGTGGTGCAGCAAATTCGCGAAGCAGGGATGCAGCCGGCAGTAACGATTAATCCGGCAACTCCCGTGTCCTTGTTGAAGGATATTATTAATGATGTATACATGGTGCTGATAATGAGCGTAAATCCCGGCTTCGGCGGACAAAAGTTCATAGAGCATTCTCTTGATAAAGTGCGCGAATTGCGTGAATTGATTACGGTTACCGGTTCGCAGGCCTTGATAGAAGTGGACGGTGGCGTAAACTTGGAAACCGGTTCGCGTCTGGTAGAGGCTGGAGCAGATGTACTGGTGGCAGGCAATGCCGTTTTCTCGGCTCCCGACCCGAAAGAGGCCATCCGTGCATTAAGGAATCTGTAA
- a CDS encoding DHH family phosphoesterase encodes MLTKVIEQSKIDHFTKWFDRADKIVIVSHVGPDGDAIGSSLGLWHFFSSQGKTANVIVPNAFPDFLKWMPGSKDVLLYDRYKEFADKLIAEADVICCLDFNAIHRIDAMGDAVLASPARKILIDHHLHPEDFCKIIISHPEISSTSELVFRLICRMGYFSDISREGAECIYTGMMTDTGGFTYNSNNREIYFIISELLSKGIDKDEIYRKVFNTYSESRLRLMGYVLSQMKVYPDYHAALISLTKAEQSQFDYVRGDSEGFVNIPLSIKGVIFSCFLREDTEKPMIKISLRSVGTFPCNQLAAEFFGGGGHLNASGGEFYGTMDEARKVFEQALEKYKPLLNAKG; translated from the coding sequence ATGTTGACCAAAGTAATAGAACAATCCAAGATAGACCATTTCACCAAATGGTTTGACCGTGCAGACAAGATAGTAATCGTTTCGCATGTGGGTCCCGACGGGGACGCCATCGGCTCTTCTCTGGGCTTGTGGCACTTCTTCAGCTCGCAGGGAAAGACGGCGAATGTTATTGTGCCGAACGCCTTTCCCGACTTCTTGAAATGGATGCCCGGGAGCAAGGACGTCCTTCTGTACGACCGCTACAAGGAGTTCGCTGACAAGCTGATTGCCGAGGCGGATGTCATTTGTTGTCTGGACTTTAATGCTATCCATCGTATAGATGCCATGGGTGACGCTGTTCTTGCATCCCCGGCAAGAAAAATACTGATAGACCATCATCTCCATCCGGAGGATTTCTGCAAGATTATCATTTCCCATCCGGAGATATCTTCCACTTCGGAACTGGTTTTCCGCCTGATTTGCCGTATGGGCTATTTCAGTGACATTTCAAGGGAAGGAGCGGAGTGCATCTATACGGGTATGATGACGGATACCGGCGGGTTCACCTATAATTCCAATAACCGGGAAATCTATTTCATCATCAGCGAACTGTTGTCGAAAGGTATTGACAAGGACGAGATTTACCGCAAGGTGTTCAATACTTATTCAGAAAGCCGTTTGCGCCTAATGGGATATGTCTTGTCACAAATGAAGGTCTATCCGGACTATCATGCAGCCTTAATTTCTCTGACTAAAGCCGAACAAAGCCAGTTCGACTATGTGCGTGGAGATAGTGAGGGGTTTGTGAACATTCCTTTAAGCATCAAAGGGGTGATTTTCTCTTGCTTCCTGCGTGAAGATACGGAGAAGCCGATGATAAAGATTTCTTTACGTTCGGTCGGTACATTCCCCTGCAATCAGCTGGCTGCCGAGTTCTTTGGCGGCGGCGGTCATTTGAATGCTTCCGGCGGTGAATTTTATGGAACGATGGATGAGGCCCGCAAGGTCTTTGAGCAGGCTTTGGAGAAATACAAACCGCTGCTGAATGCCAAAGGATAA